Proteins found in one Oncorhynchus mykiss isolate Arlee chromosome 3, USDA_OmykA_1.1, whole genome shotgun sequence genomic segment:
- the cdca7a gene encoding cell division cycle-associated protein 7a isoform X2, whose translation MSPSRSRAPQPPSTRMSLRSFRNVPMETSSSSSDDSCDSFGSDGGFANTKSSFREAKKVAERAKVFEASSEEESLTGFENAFSSKMSAMTVDSDSEESVGPRRKGRRSQTLKVALKFPTRRATQKTTAAEPSKQPKKESDSKEGGNFMDKRALNIKENKAMLAKLMAELNKIPGFPRRSSLPMMNTPRRAPRQSLGASGPRRRNPERTSRPHTRSRTLVDGPPSPPPEEEEDKFNLVRRSRYYEEVDEAKAPHRRNYSLGLAIPHVVRPVEDISQMELDLIANNVREKVYNSSTGSTCHQCRQKTIDTKTNCRNPECVGVRGQFCGPCLRNRYGEEVRDALLDPEWECPTCRGICNCSFCRAREGRCATGVLVYLAKYHGYDNAHAYLKSLKKEMDESQ comes from the exons ATGAGTCCATCTCGCTCTAGG GCCCCCCAGCCTCCTTCCACCAGGATGAGTTTGCGGAGCTTCCGTAACGTGCCCATGGagacatcctcttcctcctcagatgACAGCTGTGATAGTTTTGGCTCGGACGGTGGCTTTGCCAACACG AAAAGTAGCTTCAGAGAAGCTAAGAAGGTGGCGGAGAGAGCCAAGGTGTTTGAGGCTAGCTCGGAGGAAGAGTCTCTCACTGGGTTCGAGAATGCTTTCAGCAGTAAAATGAGTGCCATG ACAGTGGACTCTGACTCGGAGGAGTCGGTGGGGCCTCGGCGGAAGGGCCGTCGGTCCCAGACCCTGAAGGTGGCCTTGAAGTTCCCCACCAGGAGGGCCACCCAGAAGACTACTGCAGCAGAGCCCTCTAAACAGCCCAAAAAAGAGTCTGACTCCAAGGAGGGAGGCAACTTCATGGACAAGAGAGCGCTTAACATTAAGGAGAACAAAGCAATG CTTGCAAAGCTGATGGCAGAACTCAACAAAATACCTGGCTTCCCCAGAAGATCATCCCTGCCTATGATGAATACG CCTCGTCGTGCCCCCCGCCAGTCTCTGGGAGCCTCAGGACCCCGTAGGAGGAACCCTGAACGCACCTCTCGGCCCCACACTCGCTCCCGCACCCTGGTGGACGGCCCCCCCAGCCCTCctccagaggaagaggaggacaagtTCAACCTGGTGCGCAGGAGCCGCTACTATGAGGAGGTGGATGAGGCG AAGGCGCCTCATCGGCGTAACTACAGCTTGGGGCTAGCTATTCCTCATGTGGTGCGGCCTGTGGAGGACATCTCCCAGATGGAGCTGGATCTGATCGCCAACAACGTGCGGGAGAAGGTGTACAACAGCTCCACT GGATCCACTTGCCACCAGTGCCGCCAGAAGACGATCGACACCAAGACCAACTGTCGTAACCCGGAGTGTGTGGGGGTGAGGGGTCAGTTCTGTGGCCCATGTCTCCGTAACCGCTACGGAGAGGAGGTCCGAGATGCCCTGCTGGATCCT GAGTGGGAGTGTCCGACATGCAGAGGGATCTGCAACTGCAGCTTCTGTAGAGCCAGAGAGGGTCGCTGTGCCACTGGAGTTCTGGTCTACCTGGCTAAATACCACGGCTATGACAACGCCCATGCCTACTTAAAAAG ccTTAAAAAGGAAATGGACGAGAGCCAGTAA
- the cdca7a gene encoding cell division cycle-associated protein 7a isoform X1, with product MSPSRSRQAPQPPSTRMSLRSFRNVPMETSSSSSDDSCDSFGSDGGFANTKSSFREAKKVAERAKVFEASSEEESLTGFENAFSSKMSAMTVDSDSEESVGPRRKGRRSQTLKVALKFPTRRATQKTTAAEPSKQPKKESDSKEGGNFMDKRALNIKENKAMLAKLMAELNKIPGFPRRSSLPMMNTPRRAPRQSLGASGPRRRNPERTSRPHTRSRTLVDGPPSPPPEEEEDKFNLVRRSRYYEEVDEAKAPHRRNYSLGLAIPHVVRPVEDISQMELDLIANNVREKVYNSSTGSTCHQCRQKTIDTKTNCRNPECVGVRGQFCGPCLRNRYGEEVRDALLDPEWECPTCRGICNCSFCRAREGRCATGVLVYLAKYHGYDNAHAYLKSLKKEMDESQ from the exons ATGAGTCCATCTCGCTCTAGG CAGGCCCCCCAGCCTCCTTCCACCAGGATGAGTTTGCGGAGCTTCCGTAACGTGCCCATGGagacatcctcttcctcctcagatgACAGCTGTGATAGTTTTGGCTCGGACGGTGGCTTTGCCAACACG AAAAGTAGCTTCAGAGAAGCTAAGAAGGTGGCGGAGAGAGCCAAGGTGTTTGAGGCTAGCTCGGAGGAAGAGTCTCTCACTGGGTTCGAGAATGCTTTCAGCAGTAAAATGAGTGCCATG ACAGTGGACTCTGACTCGGAGGAGTCGGTGGGGCCTCGGCGGAAGGGCCGTCGGTCCCAGACCCTGAAGGTGGCCTTGAAGTTCCCCACCAGGAGGGCCACCCAGAAGACTACTGCAGCAGAGCCCTCTAAACAGCCCAAAAAAGAGTCTGACTCCAAGGAGGGAGGCAACTTCATGGACAAGAGAGCGCTTAACATTAAGGAGAACAAAGCAATG CTTGCAAAGCTGATGGCAGAACTCAACAAAATACCTGGCTTCCCCAGAAGATCATCCCTGCCTATGATGAATACG CCTCGTCGTGCCCCCCGCCAGTCTCTGGGAGCCTCAGGACCCCGTAGGAGGAACCCTGAACGCACCTCTCGGCCCCACACTCGCTCCCGCACCCTGGTGGACGGCCCCCCCAGCCCTCctccagaggaagaggaggacaagtTCAACCTGGTGCGCAGGAGCCGCTACTATGAGGAGGTGGATGAGGCG AAGGCGCCTCATCGGCGTAACTACAGCTTGGGGCTAGCTATTCCTCATGTGGTGCGGCCTGTGGAGGACATCTCCCAGATGGAGCTGGATCTGATCGCCAACAACGTGCGGGAGAAGGTGTACAACAGCTCCACT GGATCCACTTGCCACCAGTGCCGCCAGAAGACGATCGACACCAAGACCAACTGTCGTAACCCGGAGTGTGTGGGGGTGAGGGGTCAGTTCTGTGGCCCATGTCTCCGTAACCGCTACGGAGAGGAGGTCCGAGATGCCCTGCTGGATCCT GAGTGGGAGTGTCCGACATGCAGAGGGATCTGCAACTGCAGCTTCTGTAGAGCCAGAGAGGGTCGCTGTGCCACTGGAGTTCTGGTCTACCTGGCTAAATACCACGGCTATGACAACGCCCATGCCTACTTAAAAAG ccTTAAAAAGGAAATGGACGAGAGCCAGTAA